TTCAATGAGTTCTTCGGCGACGACGAGCGCGGCCATGGCTTCCGCAACCACTGCGCCTGGCACCACGGCAGTGGTGTCTGATCGCTGGTGAAGTGCCATAGCTGGCTCCCCGGTGGTCACGTCGATAGTGCGCAGCGCTCGCGGTACCGTGGAGATTGGTTTGAAGGCGATGCTGAGACGAATCGGTTCACCATTGGACATACCACCTTCAATGCCGCCAGCCCGATTGGTCAAGCGCCTGACGCGCCCCTCGGTACGCACGATCTCATCATGTGCCTCGCTTCCCAGGCGCGCTGCAGTCTCAAATCCATCGCCAACCTCAACGCCCTTGACGGATTGAATAGACATAAGTGCACCAGCAAACTTGGCGTCCAATCTGGAGAGTGGAGTGGTGTAGCTTCCGAGGCCTTGCGGGACTCCGTAGATCAAGACCTCGGCCACACCTCCCAAGGTGTCCCCCGCCTTCTTCGCTGCATCAATCTCTGCGATCATTGCAGCCTCATATTCTGGCGCCAAGCAACGCACGGCAGAGCGGTCCAAGGCTGCGGCATCTTCAGGTACTGGAACATACCCGGAGCGATCAACTGCGCTGCCGATTCTCACCACGTGGGAGATCACTGTTATCCCAGCAACCTGCGCGTTGATAGCACTGGCCAGTGCCCCCAACGCGACCCGTGCCGCGGTCTCACGAGCTGATGCGCGCTCCAAAACTGGACGCGCATCGTCAAAACCAAACTTGTTCATGCCCACCAGATCGGCGTGCCCCGGGCGCGGAGCAGTAAGCGGGCGATTCCGTGCCACTTCGCGCTCATCTCCGGTACCCGCGTCAATCTTGAGAGCATCGGGATCCACAGGATCTGGAGACATCACTGTCTCCCACTTCGGCCATTCCGAATTCCCAATCTCCATCGCAATAGGCGAACCCAGCGTGCTCCCGTGGCGCACTCCCGTGAGAATCGTGCAGACGTCCTGCTCAAACGCTTGGCGGGCGCCCCGGCCATACCCTTTCCTACGGCGGGCTAACGCCGAGCGGAGGTCCTCTGTCGAGAAAGCTAACCCTGCGGGCACGCCTTCTACAAGGGCAACCAACGCGCGGCCATGAGATTCTCCTGCAGTACTC
The DNA window shown above is from Changpingibacter yushuensis and carries:
- the aroC gene encoding chorismate synthase, with the translated sequence MFRWSTAGESHGRALVALVEGVPAGLAFSTEDLRSALARRRKGYGRGARQAFEQDVCTILTGVRHGSTLGSPIAMEIGNSEWPKWETVMSPDPVDPDALKIDAGTGDEREVARNRPLTAPRPGHADLVGMNKFGFDDARPVLERASARETAARVALGALASAINAQVAGITVISHVVRIGSAVDRSGYVPVPEDAAALDRSAVRCLAPEYEAAMIAEIDAAKKAGDTLGGVAEVLIYGVPQGLGSYTTPLSRLDAKFAGALMSIQSVKGVEVGDGFETAARLGSEAHDEIVRTEGRVRRLTNRAGGIEGGMSNGEPIRLSIAFKPISTVPRALRTIDVTTGEPAMALHQRSDTTAVVPGAVVAEAMAALVVAEELIEKLGGDAVSQMRANLAAYLDSIPEVRR